One Pseudomonas sp. FP1742 genomic window carries:
- a CDS encoding tripartite tricarboxylate transporter permease gives MDTLGYLGQGFGVALSPYNLVTALCGTLIGTVVGLLPGLGPINGVALLIPIAFALGLPPESALILLAAVYLGCEYGGRISSILLNIPGEASTVMTTLDGYPMARKGLAGVALSLSAWSSFIGAFIATCGMVLFAPLLAKWAIAFGPAEYFVLMVFAIVCLGGMAGDRPLKTFIAALIGLFLSSVGIDANSGVYRFTGDNIHLTDGIQFVVLVLGLFSISEILLLLEKTHRGQEAVKATGRMMFNFKEASAVFVVNIRCGLLGFIMGVLPGAGATLASAVAYMTEKRIAGAKGTFGQGDMRGLAAPETAIGGAACGALVPMLTLGVPGSGTTAVMIGALSLYNITPGPLLFQQQPDIVWGLIASLFVANVMLVILNIPMIRIFTRILAVPNWALVPVIAIITGIGVYAVHATTFDLFLMIGIGIFGYILRKLDFPLSPVLLGFILGGLMEQNLRRALSISNGALEILWSSPITFGCWVLTAIMLLMPLLRIWRKRSVARRAIADV, from the coding sequence ATGGATACTCTTGGCTATTTGGGTCAGGGCTTCGGCGTCGCGCTGAGCCCGTACAACCTGGTGACCGCACTGTGCGGCACCCTCATCGGCACGGTGGTTGGCCTGCTGCCGGGCCTGGGCCCGATCAACGGCGTGGCGTTGCTGATTCCCATCGCGTTCGCCCTCGGCCTGCCGCCGGAGTCGGCATTGATCCTGCTGGCGGCGGTGTACCTGGGTTGCGAATACGGCGGCCGGATCAGCTCGATCCTGTTGAACATTCCGGGTGAAGCCTCCACCGTCATGACCACCCTCGATGGTTACCCGATGGCTCGCAAGGGCCTGGCCGGTGTAGCGCTGTCGCTGTCGGCGTGGAGTTCGTTCATCGGTGCCTTCATCGCGACTTGCGGCATGGTGCTGTTCGCCCCGCTGCTGGCGAAATGGGCGATTGCCTTCGGGCCGGCGGAGTATTTCGTGCTGATGGTGTTTGCGATTGTCTGTCTCGGCGGCATGGCTGGCGACCGACCGCTCAAGACCTTCATTGCAGCGCTGATCGGTCTGTTTCTGTCGAGCGTCGGCATCGATGCCAACAGCGGCGTATACCGTTTCACCGGGGATAACATTCATCTGACGGACGGCATTCAGTTCGTCGTGCTGGTATTGGGCCTGTTCTCCATCAGCGAAATCCTCTTGCTGCTGGAAAAAACCCACCGTGGCCAGGAAGCGGTGAAAGCCACCGGGCGCATGATGTTCAACTTCAAAGAGGCTTCGGCGGTGTTCGTGGTGAACATCCGTTGCGGTTTGCTGGGCTTCATCATGGGCGTGTTGCCGGGTGCCGGCGCGACGCTGGCCAGCGCGGTGGCCTACATGACCGAGAAACGTATCGCCGGCGCCAAGGGCACGTTCGGCCAAGGCGATATGCGTGGCCTCGCGGCTCCGGAAACCGCCATCGGCGGCGCAGCCTGTGGTGCTTTGGTGCCGATGCTGACCCTTGGTGTTCCGGGCTCGGGTACCACGGCAGTGATGATCGGCGCACTGTCGCTGTACAACATCACCCCGGGCCCGCTGCTGTTCCAGCAACAACCGGACATCGTCTGGGGCCTGATCGCGTCGTTGTTCGTCGCCAACGTGATGCTGGTGATCCTCAACATCCCGATGATCCGCATCTTCACCCGCATCCTCGCCGTGCCGAACTGGGCACTGGTGCCGGTGATCGCGATCATCACCGGGATCGGCGTCTACGCCGTACACGCCACCACCTTCGACCTGTTCCTGATGATCGGCATCGGCATCTTCGGCTACATCCTGCGCAAGCTGGACTTCCCGTTGTCGCCAGTGCTGCTGGGCTTCATTCTCGGTGGTTTGATGGAACAGAACCTGCGTCGCGCCCTGTCGATTTCCAACGGTGCACTGGAAATCCTCTGGTCGAGCCCGATCACGTTCGGTTGCTGGGTGTTGACGGCAATCATGTTGCTGATGCCACTGCTGCGCATCTGGCGCAAACGTTCGGTCGCCCGGCGCGCTATCGCCGATGTCTGA
- a CDS encoding tripartite tricarboxylate transporter TctB family protein, whose translation MLIQRIFASVLLLACVGLALMAWPYQAAFSYEPVGPRAFPLLMLGLMGLALLYMVFRPAPIVHSDDDPKLDRETLIKIGICVALLLVFAGAFEPLGFIVASILIGVPMARLYGGRWLPSAVIISLMAIGLYLLFDKVMDVPLPLGVLDVLEN comes from the coding sequence ATGCTTATACAACGCATTTTCGCTTCGGTGCTGTTGCTGGCCTGTGTCGGCCTGGCGCTGATGGCGTGGCCGTATCAAGCGGCTTTTTCCTACGAACCGGTCGGGCCTCGCGCCTTCCCCCTGCTGATGCTCGGCCTGATGGGCCTGGCCTTGCTGTACATGGTGTTTCGGCCGGCGCCGATCGTGCACAGCGATGACGACCCGAAACTGGACCGCGAAACCCTGATCAAGATCGGCATCTGCGTGGCGCTGTTGCTGGTGTTCGCCGGGGCCTTCGAACCCCTTGGTTTCATCGTCGCCAGCATTCTGATCGGGGTCCCGATGGCACGCCTGTATGGCGGCCGCTGGCTGCCCAGCGCGGTGATCATCAGCCTGATGGCCATCGGTCTTTATCTGCTGTTCGACAAGGTGATGGACGTGCCACTGCCACTGGGCGTGCTCGACGTTCTGGAGAACTGA
- a CDS encoding tripartite tricarboxylate transporter substrate binding protein — translation MNLSLRKVALATGIMLFAGQLLAEPKRPECIAPASPGGGFDLTCKLAQSALVNEKLLTKPMRVTYMPGGVGAVAYNAVVAQRPADAGTLVAWSSGSLLNLAQGKFGRFDESAVRWLAAVGTSYGAIAVKSDSPYKTLDDLVKALKKDPSSVVIGSGGTVGSQDWMQTALIAKAAGINPRDLRYVALEGGGEIATALLGGHIQVGSTDISDSMPHILSGDMRLLAVFSEKRLDEPEMKDIPTAKEQGYNIVWPVVRGFYLGPKVSDEDYAWWKNAFDKLLASEDFAKLRDQRELFPFAMTGPELDTYVKKQVADYKVLAKEFGLIQ, via the coding sequence ATGAACCTATCACTGCGTAAAGTTGCTCTGGCCACCGGCATCATGCTGTTCGCCGGCCAATTGCTGGCCGAACCCAAACGCCCGGAATGCATCGCCCCGGCCTCGCCGGGCGGTGGTTTCGACCTCACCTGCAAACTGGCGCAAAGCGCGCTGGTCAACGAAAAGCTGCTGACCAAACCAATGCGCGTGACCTACATGCCCGGCGGTGTCGGCGCGGTGGCGTACAACGCGGTGGTCGCTCAGCGCCCGGCCGATGCCGGTACGCTGGTGGCCTGGTCCAGCGGTTCGCTGTTGAACCTGGCCCAAGGCAAATTCGGGCGTTTCGATGAAAGCGCGGTACGCTGGCTGGCCGCCGTTGGCACCAGTTATGGCGCCATCGCGGTGAAAAGCGACTCGCCCTACAAGACCCTGGACGATCTGGTCAAAGCCCTGAAGAAAGACCCAAGCTCAGTGGTGATCGGCTCCGGCGGTACCGTCGGCAGCCAGGACTGGATGCAAACCGCCCTGATCGCCAAGGCCGCAGGGATCAACCCGCGCGACCTGCGTTACGTCGCCCTCGAAGGCGGCGGTGAAATCGCCACCGCCCTGCTCGGCGGCCACATCCAGGTTGGCAGCACCGACATCTCCGACTCCATGCCACACATCCTGAGCGGGGATATGCGTCTGCTGGCGGTGTTCTCCGAAAAACGCCTGGACGAGCCGGAAATGAAAGACATTCCGACGGCTAAAGAGCAAGGCTACAACATCGTCTGGCCGGTGGTTCGCGGTTTCTACCTCGGGCCAAAAGTCAGCGACGAAGACTACGCCTGGTGGAAAAACGCCTTCGACAAGCTGCTGGCCTCCGAGGATTTCGCCAAGCTGCGCGATCAGCGTGAACTGTTCCCGTTCGCCATGACCGGCCCGGAGCTGGACACCTACGTGAAGAAGCAAGTTGCGGATTACAAAGTGCTGGCCAAAGAGTTCGGCCTGATCCAGTGA